In Marasmius oreades isolate 03SP1 chromosome 3, whole genome shotgun sequence, a single window of DNA contains:
- a CDS encoding uncharacterized protein (CAZy:GH47), translated as MDRITPYKSVNTFLSSSSLQYTRTMMIFARSFTLLLSFTCLATALAGSVQSPSLVLPPTAPIHREAVKEIFTRSYEAYRKFAFGHDDLNPVSGGFNDGRNGWGATIVDGMPTMLVMGLDDFFNEAVDFVNKIDFSMSQTPDTVSVFETTIRYLGGLLSAYELSEQKHPVLVEKAKQVADKMAFAWVKPDQKIPFGHIDFSTNLPTISSSNIAEAGTLDLEWSTLSKYTRNDTYRRLTEDAVRTIAAIPAPLPGLAAQGIDPSTNKFVGRYVTWGGGSDSYFEYLIKYARLTNDNDNLFADTWATAVDSSIKNLLRTSTVGEHRYLADQDDNRNIIGVGSHLACFHGGNWIYGGRLLNNETIVKIGLELTDACWNTYAGTNTGIGPEVFRYITTNATDSSNKAILTREQQIFYQEHGYYITGADYILRPEVLESNFYAWRATGDTKYLDRAASAIDSFNKYLPAPKTGGYAGLNDVDDPSQGLIDDTESFWFAEVLKYLYLTFDDPKHISLDDFVFNTEAQLFKAPKAKPVYGSGRFIENAEYFGATSVSDAPLPEISPNKFLPKPISDLLHGTLGL; from the exons ATGGATAGGATCACGCCCTATAAAAGCGTGAATACTTTTCTCTCCTCCAGTAGCCTCCAGTACACTCGTACGATGATGATTTTCGCTCGTTCATTCACCCTACTACTATCCTTCACATGTCTTGCTACAGCTTTAGCTGGCTCTGTTCAGAGCCCATCATTGGTCTTGCCGCCCACTGCCCCAATACACCGCGAAGCCGTCAAGGAAATCTTTACCCGCAGTTATGAGGCGTACAG AAAGTTTGCTTTTGGACATGATGACCTCAATCCTGTGAGTGGGGGATTCAATGATGGACGCAACGGTTGGGGAGCAACCATCGTCGACGGGATGCCTACAATG CTTGTCATGGGACTCGAC GATTTTTTCAATGAAGCCGTGGATTTCGTGAATAAGATCGATTTCAGCATGTCGCAAACACCTGACACTGTTAG CGTATTTGAAACCACCATTCGTTACCTTGGAGGATTACTCAGTGCCTATGAACTCAGTGAACAGAAGCACCCTGTTCTTGTTGAAAAGGCCAAACAGGTTGCAGACAAGATGGCCTTCGCTTGGGTAAAACCG GACCAGAAAATCCCGTTTGGCCACATAGATTTTTCAACGAATCTGCCAACCATTTCTTCG AGCAATATCGCCGAGGCTGGAACG CTTGACCTTGAGTGGTCCACACTATCCAAATACACCCGCAACGACACGTATAGGCGATTAACCGAAGATGCTGTCCGAACTATTGCTGCAATT CCTGCTCCGCTTCCAG GCCTTGCCGCTCAGGGTATCGACCCTAGCACCAACAAGTTTGTTGGCCGTTACGTA ACTTGGGGAGGAGGCTCTGACAGCTACTTTGAATATCTGATCAAATACGCACGTCTTAccaacgacaacgacaactTGTTTGCAGATACCTGGGCCACTGCCGTCGATTCGTCCATCAAGAATCTCCTAAGG ACTTCCACGGTTGGCGAGCACCGATACCTAGCTGACCAGGACGATAACCGCAACATTATCGGCGTCGGTTCTCATCTAGCATGCTTTCACGGCGGGAATTGGATTTACG GTGGAAGGCTGCTTAACAATGAGACTATCGTCAAGATTGGACTGGAGTTAACGGACGCATGTTGGAATACATACGCCGGCACCAA TACTGGTATTGGACCAGAAGTCTTCCGATACATCACTACCAACGCGACCGATTCCTCGAACAAAGCAATCCTTACCCGCGAACAACAGATATTCTATCAAGAACACGGTTACTACATTACAGGCGCCGATTACATTCTCCGACCCGAAGTATTAGAATCCAACTTCTACGCCTGGCGTGCTACCGGTGATACCAAGTATCTCGATCGTGCAGCTAGTGCCATCGATAGTTTCAACAAGTACCTTCCTGCTCCGAAGACTGGCGGATATGCTGGTTTGAATGATGTCGACGACCCCTCGCAAGGCTTGATTGATGATACAGAAAGTTTCTGGTTTGCTGAAGTGCTGAAATACCT GTACCTCACTTTCGATGATCCGAAACATATCAGCCTAGATGATT TCGTATTCAACACGGAAGCCCAGTTATTCAAAGCGCCTAAAGCCAAACCTGTCTACGGAAGTGGGCGCTTTATAGAAAACGCTGAATATTTCGGTGCTACTTCAGTCTCCGACGCTCCTTTACCCGAGATCAGTCCCAACAAGTTCTTACCTAAACCGATCAGCGACCTTTTGCACGGAACTTTGGGGCTCTGA